ACAGACGAAGAAGTAACTGAAAAAAAAAGTATGCTGAAAAAACTGCTGGCGCTAAGGGGTGGTAGTGGGTCTCTTTTCTCTGACAGAGGATGACTAAAAATCGTGTCCTTTGAACGAAACTAAAAGTAAGAATAAACCAAAAAACACGTCATCCAGATTATATATCCTCTTGCatatccatcttttttttttttttttccccttgtcTTCACTGTTTTCAGGTTAGTAGATGTTCAAAGATAATTGTTTGATTTAATTGACATGTTTGAACTTTGAAGTTGTTGGTAATTTtcttgttattattatattattttcttgtggtgttCTTCTCTTTTGCTTCTTGAAGTGGTGTAATAGTGTTTGCTGTATTAGTATCTGCTGCTGCTGATGATGAATATGTAAAGATTTGCTACATGGGTTTTGGGAGTTAAGTGTGCTTATAAAAGATTGATGTTTATGGTTCTTAATTATGCAAGCTTAAGTTACTTCTTTGTGGATTATGATAGTGAGAAATCTGTAGTTGCTTATTAGCTAACCCCTGTTGTTTTCTTTAATATCTAGTATGAATTGTTTTAATGGGGAAGAATTTTGGATTTGATCTTGCTCATTTGGTGGTTGTTGACTTTGCATGTGATTGTGTAAAGTTCTCTTTTTTGGTGTATTTGCTATCAGAAGACTAGTAAATTAGTCCCAAGGGGAGATTCCCTGCAGTGGGACTTGGAATAAGTAAGTTGTGGTTGAAACATTTTTTTGAGgggcaggaaaaaaaaaaaagattcttccAGAATATTCAGAGAGGGAGGGGTAAATTTGCAGTTGTGGTCAAACATCTTGAATGGTGCTTCATTTTTGTGTTGCTTTTGGGTTCTGTTTTGTGGATTTGTTGGTGTGTGAGGGTGGCTTGGCTAGCTTCAAAAACCATTGGATTTTATAATATTTGGTGGCAGATTTAGACTGTTGTACTGGTGAGGTTGTCTAATTAATCCGTGCACAAATTTATCATTGTATCTTTAGGTATGGCTGTCTTTCGGCACCTATTTCTATTATTACTCCTCTGTTCCAGAATATGATCTATAGCAAAGATAGGAATAGAACAGGCATTCACCTAATTTTGTTGATTGAATTAATTCTCTATTTGTACGTATTATCATATGGAAAACTTGAGATGTGAAGTATTTTATAATTTGAAATGAGCTTCACACATATTTTGTAGAGTATGTGGGCTTTCTGTTACTTATTACCGTAAGAAGTATTTTGTGGGGTAAAAGATGAATTGGGACTGGATCATTGCAAGGGGAGAGTGATGAAAGGTCTTGTCTTCATGCATTCTTATCCCTTCCTCTTTAAAGAACTACTCTAGTATTTAATATTGAGTCTTGTTCCTGGTGATGTTTTATGTTCTACAACACATTGGTTAACTTTCTAATTATTGGCTTTTGTAATGACGTCCTTTTCCTGCAAATCAGGTTACATCTATTTGTCAATATTGTTCATGTTTTATATGCTTGCTTTCACTTAAGTCCTCAGTCAGATGCATGAACCTTGATGCCCTCAGTGTCTGATTGACTTTTCTCTGTGACAGCAAAATGTGCAGAAGAATGAGTTAATAATGGCGGTGGCAGAAGCAAGAACAGCTTGGCAAAGAGTAGCTAATCGATGTTTGGTCCAGGAAGATGCCAAACGAGCTCCAAAGTTGGCATGCTGCTCATCAGCGTCACCCTCATTGAAACAAGTTGATACTGAGCCTGCAAATGGTGCTGATGCGCACGAAGCGTCTGGCACATATTTCCAGCCCTTTAACAGGAACTCTTCATATTGTGATTTATCCCCTAATTCAAGATGGTGGCTGCATCTTCAACCTAATTATGGGTATCGAAGAGGCTTAGTGAGTGAACCAGTAGATTCTCTGGATTCAGAAATGGAGAATATTGGACCAGTTTCAGATTCAACCTCTAAAAATAGCAAGTTATGTGATCAGAGTGAAAAAGTTGGTGGTTACGCGGATGAAATCAGTATTGGCCGATCTCTAGATTCTCAGGTTACAAGATCTACAAGCCATGTAAACAGTGGCTTGGGAGTTGGAAGCAGAGAACTAATAGATGTGTTTACTGAGATTTCCAAGGATAGTCTTAACCTTGAGGACACAGACTATCCTTATGAAGCAAGTAAGAAAGGTCTGGTTGATGAACTTTCATTTGATACAGAGTATCCCTGGATGGGTGTTGAGAAAACGGAGCCATGGTGGCGAACTGCTGACAGAGAGGAACTTGCTTTATTGGTTGCCCAGAGATCACATTATTTTATGGAGAATTGTGATCTTCCCCAGCCTCAGAATAATTTTGTTAAACGGGATCACGATGTGGACGTTGACAGTAAGAATTATGCTTCTTCTATGGGTC
The sequence above is a segment of the Lycium barbarum isolate Lr01 chromosome 6, ASM1917538v2, whole genome shotgun sequence genome. Coding sequences within it:
- the LOC132645421 gene encoding uncharacterized protein LOC132645421, yielding MAVAEARTAWQRVANRCLVQEDAKRAPKLACCSSASPSLKQVDTEPANGADAHEASGTYFQPFNRNSSYCDLSPNSRWWLHLQPNYGYRRGLVSEPVDSLDSEMENIGPVSDSTSKNSKLCDQSEKVGGYADEISIGRSLDSQVTRSTSHVNSGLGVGSRELIDVFTEISKDSLNLEDTDYPYEASKKGLVDELSFDTEYPWMGVEKTEPWWRTADREELALLVAQRSHYFMENCDLPQPQNNFVKRDHDVDVDSKNYASSMGPKAGTMRQHIVNIHQRGNLSFERPSQLYAEGNLQLHTCKSSSLRNSDQKLVPETKTSGDDESKAQLLKALRHSQTRAREAENVAKQAFAEKEHVVQLVFRQASQLFAYKQWFQLLQLENFYFQIKNNKNQPISATLPVMLPWLPQKPKRPRKKPARVKRARPKYDLSRYAVVFALGLGLVGAGLLLGWTVGWMLPMF